A region of Asticcacaulis excentricus DNA encodes the following proteins:
- a CDS encoding CoA-acylating methylmalonate-semialdehyde dehydrogenase, whose amino-acid sequence MRHISHFIGGRAVAGVSGRVGEVFDPNTGRVQAQVDLGTPDELAQAVAVAKAAQPGWAALNPQRRARVMFEFKRLLERDMDALAHLLASEHGKVISDAKGDIQRGLEVVEFVCGIPHLLKGEYTEGAGPGIDVFSLRQPLGVVAGITPFNFPAMIPMWMFAPALATGNAFILKPSERDPSVPVRLAELLLEAGLPEGVLNVVHGDKVVVDAILDHPDIRAVSFVGSSDIAQYVYGRGSQNGKRMQCMGGAKNHGIVLPDADLDQAVADIMGAAYGSAGERCMALPVVVPVGEETAERLRPKLLAAAEALRVGVSTDAEAHYGPVVSAAHKARIEHYIQMGVDEGAELVLDGRGFRLQGHEDGFFLAPSLFDHVTPAMQTYQDEIFGPVLQIVRARTLEEAIRLPSQHPYGNGVAIFTRNGDAAREFASQVEVGMVGINVPIPVPVAYHSFGGWKRSGFGDLNQYGMDGVRFYTRTKTVTQRWPQGGVVRDQSFVIPTMG is encoded by the coding sequence ATGCGACATATCTCACACTTTATCGGCGGACGGGCGGTAGCGGGGGTGTCGGGCCGGGTGGGTGAGGTCTTCGATCCCAATACCGGCCGGGTGCAGGCGCAGGTCGATCTGGGCACGCCCGATGAGCTGGCGCAGGCCGTGGCGGTGGCCAAGGCCGCGCAGCCGGGCTGGGCCGCGCTCAATCCTCAGCGCCGCGCGCGGGTGATGTTTGAGTTCAAGCGCCTGCTGGAACGCGATATGGACGCGCTGGCGCATCTTCTGGCGTCTGAGCATGGCAAGGTCATTTCGGACGCCAAGGGCGATATTCAGCGCGGGCTGGAGGTGGTGGAGTTCGTTTGCGGCATCCCGCATTTGCTGAAGGGTGAATACACCGAAGGGGCGGGGCCGGGTATTGATGTCTTTTCGCTGCGGCAGCCGCTGGGGGTGGTGGCTGGCATCACGCCGTTCAACTTCCCGGCCATGATCCCCATGTGGATGTTCGCCCCGGCACTGGCCACCGGCAATGCCTTTATCCTCAAGCCGTCCGAGCGTGACCCCTCCGTGCCCGTGCGACTGGCGGAGCTTTTGCTGGAGGCCGGGCTGCCCGAAGGCGTGCTCAATGTCGTGCACGGCGACAAGGTGGTGGTTGATGCCATACTCGATCACCCCGACATCCGCGCCGTGAGCTTCGTCGGCTCATCCGACATCGCGCAATATGTCTATGGCCGCGGGTCGCAAAACGGCAAGCGGATGCAGTGCATGGGCGGCGCCAAGAACCACGGCATTGTCCTGCCTGATGCCGATCTCGATCAGGCCGTGGCCGATATTATGGGCGCCGCCTATGGGTCTGCCGGTGAACGCTGCATGGCCCTGCCCGTGGTGGTGCCGGTGGGCGAAGAGACGGCCGAGCGTCTGCGGCCGAAACTGCTGGCGGCCGCCGAAGCCTTGCGCGTCGGTGTCTCGACCGACGCCGAAGCCCATTATGGGCCGGTCGTGTCGGCGGCGCACAAGGCGCGCATCGAACACTATATCCAGATGGGCGTCGATGAGGGGGCCGAGTTGGTGCTCGACGGGCGCGGATTCCGGCTTCAGGGCCATGAGGACGGCTTCTTCCTGGCCCCCAGCCTGTTCGACCACGTCACACCCGCCATGCAGACCTATCAGGACGAAATCTTCGGCCCGGTGCTGCAAATCGTGCGGGCCAGAACGCTGGAAGAGGCCATTCGCCTGCCGTCGCAACACCCCTACGGCAATGGCGTGGCCATCTTCACGCGCAATGGCGACGCGGCGCGCGAATTCGCCTCTCAGGTCGAGGTCGGCATGGTCGGCATCAATGTGCCCATCCCGGTGCCGGTGGCCTATCACTCCTTCGGCGGCTGGAAGCGCTCCGGCTTTGGCGACCTCAACCAGTACGGCATGGACGGCGTGCGCTTCTACACCCGCACCAAGACCGTCACCCAACGATGGCCGCAGGGTGGCGTGGTGCGCGACCAGAGTTTTGTCATCCCAACCATGGGGTAG
- a CDS encoding DUF4105 domain-containing protein — translation MKSVLFVALAVLSLAFPCYAETTPDKQHLASQRVWRGLLGYNILRSGPPAQVSDIVSPEFFLSPTGMRNPAAELDATLKALSAPVGPDPETHAQCRFPARLLWLKSQHALPDALPIVDCKKYKAFLTDKPPTSASLIFASGHLSNPATFYGHMLLRLTPSEDVAPNALLESTLNYGAIFPENENPVVYVGRGLTGGYESTFSVMNFYQHLHRYNEVQNRDVWEYRLHFRPDQIALMSAHAYERLRIFNRYYYLKENCAYRIAELISLVVDEPIVPDDKPWVMPVEVLERAATARNDNQPLVTAVVRLSSRLTQLNDRFQILSTQERRAAVTFLKHPASDPEQVTGDLTPTEQVRVLETLIDFYNVTEAEAIDKGGEGHILAEAKRARQSLLRARLKRAPGRADFGTPITPPSPHSGQKPTLFQVTGFKSKGDNAGAELRFRAAYNDFLSISPGALPNSELSFGDVRLLLKNNRLRLRSLDAVRITTLSVAQPGLEQRRSKSWRMVVGAESERLNCKACLEGMVRFGLGQSQRIGRFVSYGLAEGKVSVGGHDQTSVWTGLTLGGIYNQSGPLRASAEGTYWTPVGKGKPYFRASVETRMALTPQADFTVGAIYEDRRPSADTEWRIGIAFYR, via the coding sequence GTGAAATCCGTCCTGTTCGTGGCTCTGGCCGTGCTGAGCCTGGCATTCCCCTGTTATGCCGAGACGACACCAGACAAGCAGCACCTTGCGTCGCAACGCGTCTGGCGCGGCCTGTTGGGCTATAATATTCTGCGTAGCGGTCCCCCGGCGCAGGTCAGTGATATCGTGTCCCCTGAGTTTTTCCTGTCGCCGACAGGGATGCGTAATCCGGCGGCCGAATTGGACGCCACCCTCAAAGCCCTGTCTGCGCCGGTCGGCCCTGATCCGGAAACCCATGCGCAGTGCCGTTTCCCGGCCCGATTGTTGTGGCTGAAATCGCAGCACGCCTTGCCTGACGCGCTTCCGATTGTAGATTGCAAAAAATACAAAGCCTTCCTGACGGATAAGCCACCCACAAGTGCCAGCCTGATCTTCGCCTCCGGACACCTCAGCAATCCGGCCACCTTCTACGGGCACATGCTGCTGCGCCTGACGCCGTCTGAGGATGTGGCCCCCAATGCACTTCTGGAGAGCACGCTGAATTATGGCGCTATCTTTCCTGAAAATGAAAATCCTGTCGTCTATGTCGGACGCGGCCTGACCGGCGGGTACGAATCGACCTTCTCCGTCATGAATTTTTATCAGCACCTGCATCGTTATAACGAAGTACAGAACCGCGACGTCTGGGAATATCGCCTGCATTTCCGGCCTGATCAGATCGCGCTGATGAGCGCCCATGCCTATGAACGCCTGCGCATTTTCAATCGGTATTATTATCTCAAGGAAAACTGCGCCTATCGCATCGCCGAGCTAATCAGCCTCGTCGTCGATGAGCCGATTGTGCCCGATGACAAGCCGTGGGTGATGCCGGTCGAAGTCCTGGAAAGGGCCGCAACGGCGCGCAATGACAATCAGCCGCTGGTGACGGCGGTGGTCCGTCTGTCATCGCGCCTGACGCAACTCAATGATCGTTTTCAGATTTTATCGACGCAGGAGCGGCGTGCGGCAGTGACCTTCCTCAAACATCCGGCGTCTGATCCGGAGCAGGTCACCGGCGATCTGACTCCGACGGAACAAGTCCGGGTGCTCGAAACCCTGATTGATTTTTACAACGTGACCGAAGCCGAGGCCATCGACAAGGGGGGCGAAGGCCATATCTTAGCGGAGGCCAAACGCGCGCGGCAATCCCTGCTACGTGCGCGGTTGAAACGCGCGCCGGGACGGGCCGATTTCGGCACGCCGATCACGCCTCCCTCACCACATAGTGGCCAGAAGCCGACCCTGTTTCAGGTGACGGGGTTTAAAAGTAAAGGGGACAATGCCGGGGCCGAACTGCGCTTCCGCGCTGCATATAATGACTTCCTGTCGATTTCGCCCGGAGCCCTGCCGAATTCGGAACTGTCTTTTGGCGATGTACGGCTTTTGCTGAAAAATAACCGCCTGCGTCTGCGTTCGCTTGATGCGGTTCGCATCACGACCCTGAGCGTGGCGCAACCCGGCCTCGAACAGCGGCGCTCAAAATCGTGGCGTATGGTCGTCGGGGCCGAGTCTGAAAGACTGAACTGCAAAGCATGTCTTGAAGGCATGGTCCGGTTCGGCCTCGGCCAAAGTCAACGCATAGGGCGCTTTGTCTCTTATGGGCTGGCAGAAGGCAAGGTTTCCGTGGGTGGTCATGACCAGACGTCAGTATGGACGGGGCTCACTCTGGGTGGCATTTACAATCAGTCAGGTCCGCTACGCGCCTCAGCCGAAGGCACCTACTGGACCCCCGTCGGGAAGGGCAAACCCTATTTCAGGGCTTCGGTGGAAACCCGTATGGCCCTGACCCCGCAGGCCGATTTCACCGTGGGGGCCATCTATGAAGATCGCCGCCCTTCGGCCGACACAGAGTGGCGCATAGGGATAGCCTTCTATCGATAG
- a CDS encoding aminotransferase, whose protein sequence is MTLPPLNPVYAGLGTTIFTTMSALAAETGAINLGQGFPETDGFPEVREAAARALIDGSNQYAPMKGQATLLEAVAGFYGRTQGLSLDPANNVLITSGATEALAAAVFSLISPGDEVIVFEPHYDAYAPLIERAGGVVVRVRLSPPDWRFTEAQLTKAFSPRTRMVMVTTPNNPTTRLIQPEDWALLARFCVAHQAYVVSDEVWEQVVFDGATHQGVLNVPGLETLGVKIGSAGKLFALTGWKVGFVCAHERLISQMAKAHQFLTFATPPMLQSAVAFGLGLPDSRFAEELAALQRSRDRLRAGLEAAGFRTLPSEGTYFLNIDLPGSGIALDGQSFALRAVKEAGVATIPLNAFCAPGGEGLPVVRLCFAKSDATLDRGIERLSAARQLLS, encoded by the coding sequence ATGACCCTGCCGCCGCTCAATCCGGTCTATGCCGGGCTTGGCACGACCATCTTCACCACCATGTCGGCGCTGGCGGCGGAGACCGGTGCTATCAATCTGGGGCAGGGCTTTCCCGAAACAGACGGCTTCCCTGAGGTGCGTGAGGCCGCCGCCCGCGCCCTGATCGACGGTTCAAACCAGTACGCGCCTATGAAGGGGCAGGCCACGTTGCTGGAAGCGGTGGCGGGCTTTTATGGCCGCACGCAGGGCCTCAGCCTCGATCCGGCAAACAATGTGCTGATCACCTCCGGCGCGACCGAAGCGCTGGCCGCGGCGGTGTTTTCGCTGATTTCGCCGGGCGATGAGGTGATTGTTTTTGAGCCCCATTACGACGCCTATGCGCCCCTGATCGAACGCGCCGGGGGCGTGGTGGTGCGTGTGCGCCTAAGCCCGCCCGACTGGCGCTTTACCGAGGCACAACTGACCAAAGCCTTTTCGCCGCGCACGCGCATGGTGATGGTCACCACACCCAACAATCCGACCACCCGCCTGATTCAACCCGAAGACTGGGCGCTGCTGGCGCGCTTTTGCGTCGCGCATCAGGCCTATGTGGTGTCGGACGAGGTGTGGGAGCAGGTGGTGTTCGATGGCGCGACGCATCAGGGCGTGCTGAACGTCCCCGGACTGGAGACTTTGGGAGTCAAGATCGGCTCGGCGGGCAAGCTGTTTGCCTTGACCGGCTGGAAGGTCGGCTTTGTCTGCGCCCATGAACGGCTGATTAGCCAGATGGCCAAGGCGCATCAGTTTTTGACCTTCGCCACGCCACCCATGCTGCAATCGGCCGTCGCCTTTGGTTTGGGCCTTCCCGACAGCCGTTTTGCCGAAGAGTTGGCCGCCCTTCAACGCTCGCGTGATCGCCTGCGCGCCGGGCTTGAGGCTGCAGGCTTCCGCACTTTGCCGTCCGAAGGCACCTATTTCCTCAATATCGACCTGCCGGGGTCGGGTATTGCGCTGGATGGGCAGAGTTTTGCCTTGCGCGCCGTCAAAGAGGCCGGTGTGGCCACCATCCCGCTCAATGCCTTCTGCGCGCCCGGCGGCGAGGGCCTGCCGGTCGTCCGGCTGTGCTTTGCCAAGAGCGATGCGACGCTGGATCGCGGCATTGAACGCCTCAGCGCCGCGCGGCAGCTGTTGAGCTGA
- a CDS encoding sialate O-acetylesterase, translated as MHRRFFASTCLVLAATLSLGAHPVKAEVKLPNLISDHMVLQAGQPVAIWGRADAGEKVTVRLAGQTLRTKATADGRWKVMLKPLKPSAAPLNMTAAGKDNRLTVSDILIGEVWLASGQSNMEKPFRNQPGQKDVLNAETELAAANAPQIRLFKVKKARSTTPAADVEGQWVITTPETLDASRFSAVAYVFGKRLHTTLNTPVGLIDSTWGGTRIEPWTAPESMAAVPTLKRYADVKPGQKVDGSDVSGLYNGMISPLVPFGLKGVIWYQGESNLMTAGEFPGGAADYTDKMEALIGGWRRVFGQDLAFYYVQLAPHLYHVVRPAQVVSPEALPQLWAAQTAALRIPHTGMVVTTDLVDDLSDIHPRDKVTVGQRLANLALSKTYGQKGLAINGPKFRDLRIENDKALIRFDDMGGGLVARDAKPLTWFQISGADGVWWPATATIAADTVIASNPNVRQPVAVRFAWDEGARPNLMNKEGLPALPFRSPRP; from the coding sequence ATGCACAGACGATTTTTTGCCAGCACATGTCTGGTTTTGGCGGCGACCCTGAGTCTTGGTGCACACCCCGTCAAAGCGGAGGTAAAACTACCGAACCTGATTTCAGACCACATGGTGCTTCAGGCGGGGCAGCCTGTCGCCATCTGGGGACGGGCCGATGCGGGGGAAAAGGTCACGGTGCGCCTCGCCGGGCAGACGCTCCGGACGAAGGCCACGGCGGATGGGCGCTGGAAGGTGATGCTGAAACCCCTCAAACCCAGTGCCGCTCCCCTCAATATGACCGCCGCGGGCAAGGATAACCGCCTGACCGTGTCCGACATACTGATCGGCGAAGTGTGGCTGGCGTCGGGACAATCAAACATGGAAAAGCCCTTCCGCAATCAGCCGGGCCAGAAGGACGTGCTCAATGCCGAGACTGAGCTGGCGGCGGCGAACGCGCCGCAAATACGTCTGTTCAAGGTGAAAAAGGCGCGTTCGACCACCCCCGCAGCGGATGTTGAAGGGCAGTGGGTTATCACAACGCCAGAGACCCTTGATGCGTCACGCTTTTCCGCCGTCGCCTATGTCTTCGGCAAGCGCCTGCATACGACGCTGAACACGCCGGTGGGGCTGATCGACTCCACCTGGGGCGGCACGCGGATCGAACCCTGGACGGCCCCGGAAAGCATGGCGGCTGTGCCGACCCTCAAACGCTATGCAGATGTTAAACCCGGTCAGAAGGTGGACGGTTCGGATGTCTCAGGCCTTTATAATGGCATGATTTCTCCGCTGGTACCCTTCGGGCTGAAAGGCGTGATCTGGTATCAGGGAGAATCAAATCTGATGACTGCCGGTGAGTTTCCCGGCGGCGCGGCCGATTACACAGACAAGATGGAAGCCCTGATTGGGGGCTGGCGCAGGGTCTTCGGGCAAGACCTTGCCTTTTATTATGTGCAGCTTGCGCCGCACCTCTATCACGTCGTGCGCCCCGCTCAGGTGGTCTCGCCTGAGGCCCTGCCGCAACTGTGGGCAGCCCAGACCGCCGCTTTGCGCATCCCCCATACCGGCATGGTCGTCACCACGGACCTGGTCGATGATCTGAGTGACATCCACCCGCGTGACAAGGTCACGGTGGGGCAGCGACTGGCCAATCTGGCCCTGTCGAAGACCTATGGACAAAAGGGCCTCGCCATCAACGGACCGAAGTTCCGCGACCTGCGCATTGAAAATGACAAGGCCCTTATCCGCTTTGATGATATGGGCGGCGGTCTGGTCGCCAGAGACGCCAAGCCACTGACATGGTTTCAGATTTCGGGTGCCGACGGTGTGTGGTGGCCCGCCACAGCCACCATCGCCGCCGACACTGTCATCGCCTCAAACCCCAATGTGCGGCAACCCGTTGCGGTGCGTTTTGCCTGGGACGAAGGCGCCCGCCCCAATCTTATGAATAAGGAAGGCCTGCCCGCCCTGCCGTTCCGCAGCCCCCGGCCATGA
- a CDS encoding glycosyltransferase family 2 protein, protein MPVQFLYEDEHLKLMAAPASSGLLVITFGDMLASIDGNRFCADTPLATLGLSAMGFVAKTPNWYPADSVRRGIDAASAFLNRYGERVLYGGSMGGYAAIRYSAALKANAVLAFCPQWSIDPDEYSGPPQAYERFFFPALKGMGIAPQHIAGNVFVFHDPKNEIDSYHFQRIAEQNKDIKGIPVHASEHFVTGILAGRNVLSELIEGAQTNDATGLLSTVNRHRRGNPVRRRIVMERAALRHPELVFFLLQKIDDHELTPEFIDTLCARIIQIDLKRGHSGRIKLALRFMSPQGRRLQLDLLHGWLQRTRPRIKKTNPPAGLSHLWKSLKKSNASERPDRERETEAALKTFHNTVLVYRQADAKLVHISVSELSADSPNVCFPVSLEQTPVGWVLVLRGRRQSWFIRWRDDDRIELTDELPGLRGRTWAQPVGNKLTLTRRGLFFCAGPNGEIWPDRDTIKEWETFTPINLRALEQNGNLTPQALAIEKPETFSDGKCTVCLIAKNEGPYLLEWVAWYRLLGFDRIVVYDNDSNDGGSELLARLAQAGVLTHRLWSPSSDESPQISAYRDAFEQVNSEWMFIVDADEFLVLHQHETIHAFLSRFDAQPDVTGIGVNWRFFGDAFLKAGDVRPITQRFVWAGNERHGGHAHLKSFTRVLNLGHTVNMHICDTTGRTVHASGAPLTMSDWGLSEEIEYEVAQVNHYYTKTYPEYQQKRSRGCADLSDDSGLKYDYYHDGAFHQMNLNDTVDLAAATPERSRQLLNEMQKLRDLISKV, encoded by the coding sequence ATGCCGGTTCAGTTTCTTTACGAAGACGAGCATTTAAAACTGATGGCTGCCCCGGCCTCTTCCGGGCTATTGGTCATTACCTTTGGTGATATGCTCGCGTCCATTGATGGTAACCGCTTCTGTGCCGATACTCCCCTGGCCACTCTTGGGCTGTCGGCGATGGGGTTTGTCGCCAAAACGCCTAACTGGTATCCGGCTGACAGCGTTCGTCGCGGTATAGACGCCGCCTCCGCGTTTCTGAACCGATATGGGGAAAGGGTGCTTTACGGCGGATCCATGGGTGGTTATGCCGCGATCCGTTATTCGGCTGCACTAAAGGCAAACGCCGTGCTGGCCTTTTGTCCGCAGTGGTCGATTGACCCGGATGAATATAGCGGGCCGCCTCAGGCCTATGAGCGGTTTTTTTTCCCTGCGCTGAAGGGGATGGGCATTGCTCCCCAGCATATAGCGGGAAATGTGTTTGTTTTTCATGATCCCAAAAATGAAATCGACAGTTACCACTTCCAACGGATCGCGGAGCAGAATAAAGACATAAAAGGGATACCGGTCCACGCTTCAGAGCATTTCGTTACGGGTATTCTGGCGGGGAGAAATGTCTTGAGTGAGCTTATCGAAGGGGCGCAGACCAATGATGCAACAGGTCTGCTTTCGACGGTCAACCGCCATCGCCGCGGTAATCCTGTAAGACGTCGTATCGTGATGGAGCGGGCGGCTTTACGGCATCCGGAGCTTGTCTTTTTCCTTCTCCAAAAAATCGATGATCATGAGCTGACACCTGAGTTTATTGATACGCTATGCGCGCGGATCATTCAGATCGATCTGAAACGCGGACATTCGGGGCGCATCAAACTGGCCTTGCGTTTTATGAGCCCACAAGGGCGACGGTTACAACTTGACCTTTTGCATGGCTGGCTTCAACGAACGCGACCCCGTATAAAAAAGACAAACCCTCCCGCAGGGCTAAGTCATTTGTGGAAAAGCCTGAAAAAATCCAATGCTTCCGAACGGCCCGATCGGGAGAGGGAAACAGAAGCGGCTCTGAAAACCTTTCACAATACGGTTCTCGTGTACCGGCAGGCTGATGCGAAGCTTGTCCATATATCCGTATCGGAACTGAGTGCCGATAGCCCCAATGTGTGTTTTCCGGTCTCTCTGGAGCAAACCCCAGTCGGCTGGGTTCTCGTTTTGCGGGGAAGGCGCCAATCGTGGTTCATCCGCTGGCGCGATGATGATCGCATCGAACTGACGGATGAATTGCCGGGTTTGCGTGGGCGTACCTGGGCGCAGCCGGTGGGTAACAAGCTGACATTGACTCGACGGGGTTTGTTTTTCTGCGCGGGGCCAAATGGCGAGATATGGCCTGACCGCGATACCATAAAGGAATGGGAAACCTTCACCCCCATCAATCTGCGTGCACTTGAACAAAACGGAAATCTGACGCCACAAGCTCTGGCTATTGAAAAGCCGGAGACCTTCAGCGATGGCAAGTGTACGGTTTGTCTGATCGCCAAGAACGAAGGGCCCTACTTGCTGGAGTGGGTGGCCTGGTATCGCCTGCTCGGTTTTGACCGTATTGTCGTCTATGATAATGACTCGAACGATGGCGGCAGCGAATTGCTGGCGCGGCTGGCTCAGGCTGGTGTACTTACTCACCGCCTCTGGTCACCTTCAAGTGACGAGTCGCCTCAGATTTCAGCCTACAGAGACGCCTTCGAACAGGTGAATTCCGAATGGATGTTTATTGTCGATGCCGATGAATTTCTTGTCTTGCATCAACACGAGACCATACATGCCTTCTTAAGCCGCTTCGATGCACAGCCGGATGTGACGGGCATAGGCGTCAACTGGCGCTTCTTTGGGGACGCCTTCCTGAAAGCTGGTGATGTTCGCCCTATCACCCAAAGATTCGTTTGGGCCGGAAACGAAAGACACGGAGGCCACGCGCACCTGAAAAGTTTTACCCGGGTGCTGAACCTTGGCCATACCGTAAATATGCATATATGCGATACTACGGGACGAACGGTTCATGCTTCGGGGGCCCCGTTGACAATGAGTGACTGGGGCCTGTCCGAAGAGATCGAATATGAGGTCGCGCAGGTTAATCACTATTACACCAAGACCTATCCCGAATATCAGCAGAAACGCAGTCGCGGCTGTGCAGACTTGTCCGATGATAGTGGTCTGAAATACGACTACTATCATGACGGTGCGTTTCATCAGATGAATCTCAATGATACGGTTGATCTGGCGGCAGCAACTCCGGAGCGCTCCAGGCAACTGCTCAATGAAATGCAGAAACTGCGTGATCTGATATCGAAAGTTTAA
- a CDS encoding alpha/beta hydrolase, with the protein MTVSMDRRQLLTAAAASALLPVVAFAQDSGAPLVAEGMKVPLLPPLESFPLWPKGKVPGSKGVTVAEEWILRNPKDGNPNDTAATHVTEPILMVRRAKNPNGAAILMIPGGGYVRVAVSRAGGGTDKDFADRGTTVFVMTYRLPADGWGAGPEAPLQDAQRAIRLIRHRAKDFGIDPNRIGVIGFSAGGHLAGWLSESFGRETYAPVDAADTQPTKPLVTGMFYPVMTMMAPYAHGGSVKAMFPNGGTDEQKRKVSLEFNLPTDMPPTFLAHAGDDRTVPAENSLILYQALRAQKTPTELHIFENGGHGLRVSGQDQPYMPLFEAFAKRHGLWR; encoded by the coding sequence ATGACCGTATCTATGGATCGCCGTCAGCTTTTGACCGCCGCGGCGGCCTCCGCCCTGTTGCCTGTGGTGGCCTTTGCGCAGGATTCCGGCGCGCCGTTAGTAGCCGAAGGGATGAAGGTGCCACTTCTGCCGCCGCTGGAGAGCTTTCCGCTGTGGCCCAAGGGCAAGGTGCCGGGCTCGAAGGGCGTGACGGTTGCGGAAGAGTGGATTCTGCGCAATCCAAAGGACGGCAATCCCAACGACACAGCCGCGACGCATGTCACGGAGCCGATTCTGATGGTGCGCCGGGCGAAAAATCCGAACGGCGCGGCGATCCTGATGATCCCCGGCGGTGGCTATGTACGTGTGGCGGTGAGTCGTGCGGGCGGCGGCACGGACAAAGATTTTGCGGATCGCGGCACGACGGTCTTTGTCATGACCTATCGTCTGCCGGCCGACGGCTGGGGCGCGGGGCCGGAAGCGCCGTTGCAGGACGCTCAGCGCGCCATTCGCCTGATCCGCCACCGTGCCAAAGACTTTGGCATTGACCCGAACCGTATCGGCGTCATCGGCTTTTCGGCGGGCGGGCATCTGGCCGGATGGCTGTCGGAAAGTTTCGGGCGGGAAACCTATGCGCCGGTCGATGCCGCAGACACGCAGCCGACCAAGCCTTTGGTGACCGGCATGTTTTATCCGGTGATGACTATGATGGCGCCTTATGCGCATGGCGGCTCGGTCAAGGCGATGTTCCCGAACGGCGGTACCGATGAGCAAAAGCGCAAGGTGTCGCTGGAGTTTAATCTGCCGACCGATATGCCGCCGACCTTCCTCGCCCATGCAGGGGACGACCGAACGGTCCCGGCGGAAAACAGCCTGATCCTTTATCAGGCCCTGCGTGCGCAGAAGACACCGACGGAGCTGCATATTTTCGAAAACGGCGGCCACGGGCTTCGCGTCAGTGGGCAAGATCAGCCCTATATGCCGCTGTTTGAGGCCTTTGCCAAACGCCACGGCCTGTGGCGGTAG
- a CDS encoding DUF3015 family protein, whose translation MKKAMFAAAATAALMVMSVPAAHADEKKVGNPWAECGLGAMVFPDNGTAAAISNVIWDWGTTAVSSSLSSADQCQGGKVKTAMLIGNAYASLEAETAAGEGKYLTAVADSMGCDKSVHSALAAEIRVRFSDVAARPEYIDMTKAQKAEAYYNIVDTAVSTKFAAQCSVA comes from the coding sequence ATGAAGAAAGCTATGTTCGCCGCTGCCGCCACCGCAGCGCTGATGGTTATGTCCGTGCCGGCAGCGCACGCCGACGAGAAGAAGGTTGGTAATCCGTGGGCCGAATGCGGCCTCGGCGCCATGGTTTTCCCGGACAACGGTACGGCGGCGGCCATTTCGAACGTGATCTGGGACTGGGGTACGACGGCTGTGTCGTCCAGCCTGTCTTCGGCTGATCAATGCCAAGGCGGCAAGGTCAAGACCGCTATGCTGATCGGTAACGCCTATGCCAGCCTCGAAGCCGAAACGGCTGCCGGCGAAGGCAAATACCTGACCGCCGTCGCCGACAGCATGGGCTGTGACAAGTCGGTGCACAGCGCTCTGGCCGCTGAAATCCGTGTTCGTTTCTCGGACGTCGCCGCGCGTCCGGAATATATTGACATGACGAAGGCGCAAAAGGCCGAAGCCTACTACAACATCGTGGACACCGCGGTTTCCACCAAGTTTGCGGCGCAATGCTCGGTCGCTTAA